A single window of Thalassomonas viridans DNA harbors:
- a CDS encoding 2Fe-2S iron-sulfur cluster-binding protein, giving the protein MQYLKALHKWTSAIVGIQLLLWLISGFYFVVMDHQGARGSIYRVQPPVQAIDNRRLLEPAQVLSQQQASVALKQISLLGTPYYLLTHEQGLYRHFKNTYSLVNAYTGELTRIDKAMASALALSSYNGPGTLVSAVKLEPPIADFPKERNSVWQVNFDDDLNTSVYLDAGSGHVIGHSNDDRRFADFFYMLHFMDYGSVKGFNNIQIIFFAVVTLFLSLTGFIWTANLIANGRYSLPFFGGKKAVELVDKNDASMGVHSFSPRQSLLDGLIEHDIALPSSCGGGGTCGRCKIVTDPGVAVGSADKHYFSDRELALGYRLACQHQAAEVKQLKLLDKVNARKHQLTLISSEFISPSIKELRFRLSDGGKLDYRAGAYMRFFIPAAKGCSVPLRLPEQFRPHWHHIEQLEYQHLACSRSYSLANYGGQQELVFTVKYQSAPNNRVLPGVGSSYLCNLEVGKTIDAVGPFEDFYAENNGEGQSGKIRIMIGAGAGMAPLKALIYEQLEKFSNPEPLHFYFGARTEQDLIYYREFTDLVQRYPQFRYLPVLSRPGDSWQGARGYVQQGLKAQLASLDSLENIEFYLCGPVNMMSDTIAMLKAMGVASDNIAYDDFSR; this is encoded by the coding sequence CGGTATCCAGCTGTTGCTCTGGCTGATCAGCGGCTTTTATTTTGTGGTAATGGATCACCAGGGAGCCCGCGGCAGCATATACCGGGTCCAGCCACCCGTGCAGGCAATAGACAACCGGCGGCTGCTCGAACCCGCCCAGGTTTTGAGCCAGCAGCAGGCCAGTGTTGCCCTAAAGCAAATCAGCCTGCTGGGAACGCCTTATTACCTGTTGACCCATGAGCAGGGCTTATACCGGCACTTTAAAAACACCTACAGCCTGGTAAATGCCTATACCGGCGAGCTTACCCGAATAGATAAGGCTATGGCATCGGCACTGGCCCTGTCCAGTTATAACGGACCAGGCACTCTTGTCTCCGCGGTTAAGCTGGAGCCGCCGATAGCGGATTTTCCGAAAGAGCGCAACAGCGTTTGGCAGGTGAACTTTGACGACGACCTCAATACCAGCGTATACCTGGATGCCGGCTCGGGGCATGTGATCGGCCACAGCAATGACGACCGGCGCTTTGCCGATTTTTTCTATATGCTGCATTTTATGGATTACGGCTCGGTTAAAGGCTTTAACAATATCCAGATCATCTTTTTTGCCGTGGTCACCCTGTTCCTGTCCCTGACCGGCTTTATCTGGACCGCTAACCTGATAGCTAACGGCCGCTATAGTTTGCCGTTTTTTGGCGGTAAAAAGGCGGTTGAGCTGGTGGATAAAAACGATGCCAGTATGGGAGTGCACAGCTTTTCGCCCCGGCAAAGCCTGCTGGACGGTTTGATCGAACATGATATCGCCCTGCCGTCCAGCTGCGGTGGCGGCGGTACCTGCGGGCGCTGTAAGATAGTGACAGACCCGGGCGTGGCCGTCGGCAGCGCAGACAAACATTATTTCAGCGATCGTGAGCTGGCGCTTGGCTACCGCCTGGCCTGCCAGCACCAGGCAGCAGAAGTTAAGCAGTTAAAACTGCTGGATAAGGTTAATGCCCGCAAACATCAGCTGACCCTGATAAGCAGTGAGTTTATCAGTCCGAGCATTAAAGAATTAAGATTCAGGCTCAGTGACGGCGGCAAACTGGATTACCGGGCGGGAGCTTATATGCGCTTCTTTATTCCGGCGGCCAAGGGCTGCTCGGTGCCGTTAAGGCTGCCGGAGCAGTTCCGGCCCCACTGGCACCATATCGAGCAGCTGGAATACCAGCATCTGGCCTGCAGCCGCAGCTATTCGCTGGCCAATTACGGTGGCCAGCAAGAGCTGGTGTTTACCGTCAAATATCAGTCTGCCCCCAATAACCGGGTGTTGCCGGGGGTTGGTTCCAGTTATTTATGTAACCTGGAAGTAGGAAAAACCATAGACGCCGTCGGACCTTTTGAAGACTTTTATGCCGAAAATAACGGAGAGGGGCAGTCAGGCAAAATCCGCATCATGATAGGGGCAGGGGCCGGTATGGCGCCGTTAAAAGCCTTGATTTATGAGCAGCTGGAAAAGTTTAGCAACCCGGAGCCTCTGCATTTCTATTTCGGTGCCCGCACCGAACAGGATTTGATTTATTACCGGGAATTTACCGATCTGGTGCAGCGCTATCCGCAGTTTCGTTATCTGCCGGTTTTATCCCGTCCCGGCGATAGTTGGCAGGGAGCCAGGGGTTATGTGCAGCAAGGACTTAAAGCTCAGCTGGCGAGCTTGGACAGCCTGGAAAACATAGAGTTTTACCTGTGCGGGCCGGTGAATATGATGTCGGATACCATTGCCATGTTGAAAGCCATGGGAGTGGCGTCCGATAACATTGCTTATGATGACTTCAGCCGCTGA